In Anoplopoma fimbria isolate UVic2021 breed Golden Eagle Sablefish chromosome 12, Afim_UVic_2022, whole genome shotgun sequence, one DNA window encodes the following:
- the wnt5a gene encoding protein Wnt-5a: protein MNLGLGCVCRPVSWPFGSVLDSRNCVFALTLLTLLMQVVVEANSWWSLAMNPLLIPEAYIIGAQPLCSQLVGLSQGQKKLCQLYQDHMQYIGEGAKTGIRECQYQFRHRRWNCSTVDNSSVFGRVMQIGSRETAFTYAISAAGVVNAVSRACREGELSSCGCSRAARPKDLPRDWLWGGCGDNLNYGYRFSKEFVDAREREKSYPKGSYESARLMMNIHNNEAGRRTVSDLANVSCKCHGVSGSCSLKTCWLQLADFRKVGDALKEKYDSAASMKLNTRGKLVQMHSKFNAPTSHDLVYIESSPDYCLKNQSTGSLGTVGRLCNKTSEGMDGCELMCCGRGYDQYKAQIVERCHCKFHWCCYVKCKRCTKIVDQFVCK from the exons ATGAACCTGGGACTGGGCTGTGTGTGTCGGCCGGTTTCCTGGCCCTTTGGCAGCGTGTTGGACTCCAGAAACTGTGTCTTTGCCCTCACACTCCTCACACTCCTCATGCAGGTAGTGGTGGAGGCCAACTCTTGGTG GTCTTTGGCTATGAACCCTTTACTGATCCCAGAGGCCTACATCATCGGTGCCCAGCCTTTGTGCAGCCAGCTGGTGGGCCTGTCTCAGGGCCAGAAGAAGCTGTGCCAGCTTTACCAGGACCACATGCAGTACATCGGTGAAGGTGCCAAAACAGGCATCAGAGAGTGCCAGTACCAGTTCAGACATCGGCGCTGGAACTGTAGCACAGTGGACAACTCATCTGTTTTTGGACGGGTTATGCAAATTG gcAGCCGTGAAACGGCGTTCACCTATGCCATTAGCGCGGCAGGGGTGGTGAACGCGGTGAGCCGCGCCTGCAGAGAGGGGGAGCTCTCCAGCTGTGGCTGCAGCCGTGCGGCTCGCCCCAAAGACTTGCCGCGAGACTGGCTGTGGGGCGGCTGCGGAGACAACCTCAACTACGGCTACAGGTTCTCCAAGGAGTTTGTGGACGCACGCGAGAGGGAGAAGAGCTACCCTAAAGGCTCATATGAGAGCGCCCGGCTAATGATGAATATCCACAATAACGAGGCTGGAAGGAGG ACTGTGTCAGACCTTGCCAACGTGTCCTGCAAGTGCCATGGGGTATCAGGCTCCTGCAGCCTGAAGACTTGCTGGCTGCAGCTAGCTGACTTCCGCAAGGTGGGCGATGCACTGAAGGAAAAGTATGACAGCGCCGCTTCCATGAAGCTCAACACGCGTGGAAAGCTGGTGCAGATGCACAGCAAGTTCAATGCTCCCACAAGCCACGACCTAGTGTACATCGAGTCCAGTCCAGACTACTGCCTGAAGAACCAAAGCACCGGCTCCTTGGGCACAGTGGGGCGCCTTTGCAACAAGACCTCGGAAGGCATGGATGGGTGTGAGCTGATGTGCTGCGGCCGCGGTTACGACCAGTACAAGGCCCAGATAGTGGAGCGCTGCCACTGCAAGTTCCACTGGTGCTGCTATGTCAAGTGCAAGCGCTGCACCAAGATCGTAGACCAATTCGTCTGCAAGTGA